The window GTACATTTTCTGCGTGTGACTTGTTGTAGATTCTACATCTCTACTTGCTTTGCTTGCTAGGTCTGTACTTGTGCTATGGTGGACTAGCCACTCTGTATGCTAGTTTTTGTGGTTTTCATCTTGTCTTGACTCTTGCTAGCTCAGAGTGTGTGCTTTGTCCAGTCCCCTCATGCTTGTGTAGTTTTTGCTCCTTAGGTCTGGTTGCTAGCTCAAGTATCCTCTTCATATAGTCTTGCTGCCTTGGTTCATGTTGTTGAGTGTCTTTAGATTATTCTAGGGatatcttttgtcttgatatgttctagagtgtcttttggtaTACCCTAGCATGTGGcttgactaacacctaaccATTTGCTTGAGTCTTGCTCTGGATCTTTGGTGTTTGCTATCTTCTTGTGTCCTAGCTTCTCTTGTGCTAGGTATCACTtgttgagggggagctctacctcaggtgccgatgatgatccggagttactgcgccggctgcaggtTCCGGCCCCTTCTGCTTCGACTACCTCAGCTCAAGAGGACGATCCAGTACCACTACTTCCACTTCGATCGATCACCTCTACACGAACCTGTTCGAGCAGAAGGTGGACCCGCTGAGGACGCAGGGGAGGTGACCTTgagcttgctatgctctaggtccagcgggatcttcaTTGAGGTATGTGAGCGTTCGGCTTGTACATTTTCCTCTCAGGATGGACTTGTGGTTTTCTGATTGTTGCCTTTTCTatggtactcagttggatccatttggTCTAGTCCTGTGTGTCTTTGAGCCGTTGAATTTGCTGAATTTTTCAGTTGCTTAGCTTTTGGTTTGTCTTTGTCTTTCTCTTAGTTTTATGTTTggttagttgcattgtgcatatgcattgtacatgtttgctttttgcattgtctcacttgcactagcattcttgtatacactgctatgatcttctagtacctgctagtgtgagttgataaatttgatcatgtatagcttgctccactgtgtatatgacatcatctgagttaagctattttgatttgaaaatctgaaaacatgatcaccctgtcatggctactagcatgttagggcatgctgatatgctttgctatcttattcatgctagtgtggcttttcgttcagcaattcatacttgaaatgatctaaatttgataaaattgcttgaactgttcttgaaatggtttgaaaagatccaggtggaattgcttgtcgcactgatcgagctttcgggacggctcactttgcacttgtgagaacccgggcaatgctgtgcatgactgaaacaagtgctttaagcttctgattgtcttttgtcataggcttggcctcgttgctaagtaaaacatgataagctttcaacccctggcacttagaattgcttgatataaaaattgattgaaaaatgaatgttggcaacttgttttggctgatttggctcacctgtatgagtatgagtagcactgttttccatttcctacttgttagtgctagatcatgggtgatgcttttatttctgctaaactgaacttgtctagctctagactgatttgatataccctattgagctagatgcaggtctggtttatggatgcacacgtgcttgagactagatgttgctcatatctttgtatccctgaatgctttcacttacacctcctgcattacattcattgcatagcatctgttcaggggagtctcagcttcagggggagctttaggtctttttagccttgatgtgtgcatgtgccaataagggggagaattttgggagaagtgatcgaacaaaggGGGAGacctgtttgatttttgaaaaacttgttgtgcacatggctggctttgagagtgcatcattttgggagagttgcacttgtgagagggaaaaactttgcttggggagtttctgctttggttttggctcctggtttcctcgttttccctctgcttccagcatgactgcgtcgagcgttacctctgtcttggaggagtcatgttttggcttttgatcgattgcgtcgagccgttacccttgtcttaggggatcgatctttgcttgagtaagtgaatgttcttgcctttctgagcttttcgtcacttgcttgagttcttctcttttgtgcttctttgttcttctttggtttcacttctcttggttcatttgtggtgtgttgacaatgcactcatcaagagggagattgaggaacgagagtactctatcctgcttgtgatgagtgaattgtcaaccgtgcggtgtgatcgtgcgcttggtctttggattgcaggtacacgggcgtcgagtgttgacggggcgccacaaaaccaaggaggcggacggcggctgaagacgccaagtcgtggaggcacgggcgtcggtcttgggactgacggaggcgacgggcgtcgacggtgtctagggcctcgctgcgggcgaggaggtgacaggcgtcgggcggcgtctagggccgtcagaaggccgaggcgggaacggcgtctagggccacggcgtggaggcgggaaacttcccgcgcgtgaggttttggcggttttctcaaaaccggccacttacccgggtttcgcggaccctccaaaaccgcggactggatcttcatcaagacggcggcatcgtggagaagacttcgttccgaagaaagaacctcggccgtcggatgagatcgtgtacagggggtactgcaggccaaccggtctaaccggtccctggcaccggtctgaccggtctaaccaaccggtctgaccggtacagcgtaccggtctgaccggtcccgcgggtataaataccccttcatttgtgttaggttaattgcggcttttgtaatctactCGTGGCACctctgttctccaggccgccgcccatgTGTCTTCCTCCCCctgttcctctctttagagtagatttgtccatgaatttgtgagactttgtattggatgtgattgggaaaggaggctccatcctccttgtgccctctgggtttttgaatcaatccaattatgtctctcttgtgctttttgtgatggattttcgtttcgattttgatgcacttgattgcgacgtttcgtagagctctttggagtgattcccgtgcttctagctGCGTGCCAAATcttctggaatcacgagctcatcagaattgaagttcatgagtatttgagaaaaccccaatcccttttgatctctcccacaattctcaagattcgttgatctttaggccgagatcttttggggatatgttcacggggtaggggcgaagcaatcccccaagtttcatcgattttcgtggtcgtttggtcgagattcaccgtttgaatcagagattttcggggttttctgggtgccaccggtcagaccggtaggcaagaccggtcagaccggtccagtgcaccggtcagaccggtccagtcaGATCAGTTCTACAATTTTTCAGTtttgcttccgatttgcttcgtggttttgctcgctcgttcgaggccttttgtgttggtttagcttttcaatagctactccaaacttgggtaagaacgcttgagggtttgggcgattttgggacataggccgacgattcgaatttcgaagaaattttgatcggctcccattcacccccctctagtcgccggcttcggtcccacagaGTTTAGCCCAGAAACCCTGTCCTTGCTATCCTCCACCACCTCACTTGCCTTAGCATTCAAATCCGGCACAGAGCTATTCATGGCCAGGTTCTTAACACCCATTGACAACTCATTTTCCATGTCCTCCGGGTTGGCTCTCCCTGGGTATATATAAGCCATGATTACCTCCTCCGGTCTGCCATCCCTGCACATCTCTACCACGCTTCAAGTTATGGGAAGCGCTCCACCCTTCGCTATGGTGGCTGGAAAAGCTCGCTGCTGCCCGGACCTTCTCCTTCTGTACGCCACAAAAATTCAGACCTCTGCGAGCGTTGGATTCTAGCGGCTTCAGAGTCTGCCTCCTACCCACATCTCTCTTCTGCGGAGAACACCGAAGTGCCTCACCAAAGCGCACACCCCCCACCTCCGGTATCTCCTCCGGACATTCTCTTTTGTCGTGTCCAATCCTACCACACCAGAAGCAAAAGAACGGAATATTCTCATAGCGAACAGCAAACTCCATCATCACATGCCCTCTCACCTTCTATTGCACGGTATGTATGATCGGCTTTGCCAATGAGAAGTCGATCTTCACTCTTTTATAATCCTGCACAGCTTCTCCCACCTGGATAACCCTGCCCAATTTGCCACCAAGTGCTCGAACGAAACCCTCCGTCATCATATCCACTGGAATATCATAAATTCTGATCCACAATCCGATAGACTCAATCGTCACATCCGATTACCGCGTCACTCCATCATATGGAATGAAAATTAGGGCATCTCCTTTATGACGCCAAGGGCCACCCTGCGTCGCCTTCACCATCAGAGCTTCAGAGCCAAACTCCAGGAGGAAATGATTGTCTCCAAGCTCTCTATACGGCACCGCTTCCTTCAGCCCCCATGCCTTCCGCATTTCATCGAACATGGCTCTGGTATAGAAGTCCTTTCCAGAGCAGGCCACTGATAACCAGCGCTTCGGCATCTGAGTCGCCTCCACATCTTCCTCAAAGGCGTAttcatcctcatcatcatgTTCGTCCTGTTGGTTAGCACCATGCAGGACCATGCGATGTTCCACAGGCAGGGACGCCTCGGCAGGTTCCTTTCCTGGCCTGCGATTCCCCTGCGGCTTCACCTTCTGTAACACGTCTCCCGCTCCGTCCATCTGCGCAGCATTGTTTTGCTTGATGCTGCCACCACTCCCGGAACTTCCGCCGCCCTCCATGACGTACCAAGCTCGCGCTATTGGCCTATGCCAAGAATTGCACCGCCTGCAATGGCTTCAGATGGGAAATTTCCTCACCGGAAACCCCTTATCACCCCCACCACGGCAAACGAGTGCAATCCATAGCAGAGAAGACCGGCTAGCAAGCAAGGAAACTGACGGCGCGGAAAACCCTAGAGCGGTGCTATTGGACAAAGTAGGCACAACCCAGCCAACACTGAGTCTGCGTATACCACCTACCACGACAGGCGCGATTCCAGATCGGAGTCGCCCACAAACCCGAACAGATACGGATCCAATCTGTTCcacccactactagaaaacaggtcCTTAGTATCGGTTGAAAATCAGTATAGGTCCCGGTTCTCCAACCGGTACTACGAAACCAAGACTATTGTCTCGATCAACCTCACCGGGTTATTTACCCGATAACAAAGAAATGTGTTGGCACCGGGTGGAAATAACACCCGGTACCaaagcatttttggcaaacaaaaaaaataagccCGTTCTCTCACATCCGTTCTCTCACATCCTCTCTCGATCCCCTCGCATCGCTCACCAGTAATGCCAAATCATTCGAAGAATCAACAAAAGTATATGAATCGACTGATGCAATATCCATAGATCCCACAAATCATTCAAAAAATCAATCACAAGATAGATACAATCCATACAATCCCACATGCATCTCTATTTCAGAaaactaagaaaaaaaaagaaaaaatcaccATGGCCGGCTCCGACGGCTGGCTCCtgtgctcctcggcggcggcccacgCGCTCCACGGCTCCCGCGGGGGCCGTCGGCGGCCCGTGCACTCCACCAGTGGCAGCAAGCGGGCAGCTGCCCGCGCGCCCAGCAGTCCCCGCGCTtcacggcggtggccggcgccccTCGCAGCCACAAACCAATTAGTGATTcacgagagagagaggagagcaagCAAGTACTGCAACCCCATTTGTGTATATGAAGCGCACCTGGATGGCTTCGGCTATGAAGCCGACGACCTGGCCGGTGGTGCCGAACTCGATGATCTCCAGCACGGCGGCCGGCACTGCTAAAGACACGCCGGTGCCTGAAATATGTGCCAATCCTTCACGGTACTtaactgatttcagtagaagtAAGCAGGCGTATAATAATCAGCCAAACAATCAACCAGAACCACCTGCCAATAGGAATATTTCTTGGGTCAAGAACTAGTAACACAGCCGGACCTTGATTCAATATCAGAAACAATCTCGTTGTTACACAATGAAACCGAGCAGCAAGATTACTGGCCCAATTCCCAAACCAGATGTACAACGTGTATACACAAAGCAATTCCGATTGATAAATCCAAACTCAAACAGTAGCAGATAAATAGAGGGATAAGCTTACAATAGATGATGCAAACCACACCCTAGATAATTCTTCCACCCACGGCCACGACGAGCCACGATCAGAAGATGGGGATCCACTGAAGAATCCGGCGCAGCGCACCCAGGAAACAATCCTGATCACGCTCCCAATCACGATCCAGAAGAATCGGCAAGGTAGATGAGATCAGATGGCGCCTCGCTGTtcgtaggagaaaccctagacaagaggcacaaataaaatccaatttCATCTTACATGGCTGACTAGCAGCACTTTATACGCACGCAGGCGCACAACAATTCGACCCAGGTCCGACTCGACCAGACCCAGGCTATAATTAGCACGTACGTGACCCATCCCAAACATGAAACTAACTTTGACATGCTAATATTAAAATAATGCGGCAACATTGCTAAATCACCTCGCTGATCAATGGACCAGATAAAATTCACGTATTCAGATTAGGTGGCCCTTTATCTTGACGTGCATGGTCTCCATATTGACATATTTCCTTGGCcgcccttttcttctttttatcaagcaataaaacacttctaaaatatatatttgatgATAGGCCGGTGCTAGTAAATTTGTCCATATTTTAACTATATTTCTTGTCAAAATAAATAGCTCTAAATTGAAGACCAATTACCATATTTGAAATTGGAGAATTTTCTGTAGATGTATCTTGAGGAGCCATgggctcatcattctcccttccTTGAAACAAAGCCGTCCTTGGCTTTGAGTTAAAATCAACCACTTCTGAGTTCTTGCTTGGAAGAATGGCAACACTGTCATGGTCCATCAATTTTTCATTCTCGAAATGATATTTGCTAGACATAACCAAAGATAAATTTTCTCGTTCATCCACTTTCAATGCACCAGCGGCAGAGGCAATTTGCATAGGAGGGTCATGTATCTGAGTATAAACTAATTGAGCTTGTTCAGTGACATCATTTTAAATATCATCAAAAGTTTTAGCAGATGCAACGGTGGAGTTCAGACCCTTGCTTGAGCTCTCGCAGGCAATAATTTCGGAACTTAATGCAACATTATTCTCTCCCTCTCGAAGCAAAGCCGTCCTCGGCTTTGGGGCAATTTCAGCAAccacttttttcttctttttcacaGTGGCGAACACCTTCGCTTTAATAGCACTATGCGACACTGGCTTCAGCACATGCTGAATTCCCTTATGCATAAATGAATAATTATTAGAGTGACCGCCATGTATAGCATCAAGATCAAACTGCCACGTCCGACCAAATAATAAATGGCACGCACTCAGCAGTGCGACATCACAATCCACAATATCAACATAACTTCCCACTGAAAATTCTACTCGAACTCCGTGAGTAATTTTCAGAGTACCACTGTGGTTCATCCACTGAATGTAACGCGGTATTGGCAGCCTCCGCATAGACAAAGATAAAGCATGCACAACATCTGAACTAATTGTATTAGTGAAACTTCCACCATCAATAATTAGCTTGCATACCTTATCTTGAATTTTGCATTCAGACTTAAATATATTGGACCGTTGCCCTTTCACATCAACAGTAGTACCATCACTATGTACTTCCTGTGCCATCATAGATAATCCATCAGAAACATCAATAATGTCATCAATTTTTATGTCAGACTGAGTATCACAAGAAGAAACACTAGAATCCAGCCCGTATGCTAAAGAAAAATCATCACTCTCATATACAACTGGCGCTTCGACCACAGGCACTTCAACCTTCTGCAACAACTGAGAATCTTCTTTTTGTATTGCTTTTGAACTAACAAGTGACATGGTATCAAAAGCTTTTTGGGTAACAGCTACAACAACCTTTTTAATGGCATCAGATGAATAAACAAATCGTTGTCGGAGCAAAAACTTCATATCTTCCCATGTCTGACAAGGATCATCCACATCAAGCCACCATTGCAAAACATCTTTAACAAATGTCTCTTCGGCATAATACATCTTGACAACTGAGCTAAATCCACGACCCGCAAAGAAATTCTCCATGGCATCTTGCCAAGCAAAATATCCACTAGGACTTATTGCGAGAGATAGCTGTGGCATAAATTTCATCTCATCGAGCAAATAAAGTTGATCCATCATAGATCAATAGCAATAAGTTCAAAAGTACCGTGAACAACCTGTCTCTGAATACCAACTGCTAAAGACACGCCGAGAATGTCCGGGAGTGTGTCCGATCTTTCACGGTACTTACAAATAGTTTCACTGAATATTTCTTTTAATCCAGTTCACTGAAGAAAGACCAAAGAATAATGTATGAGATAATCTAGTACTGTTGTCAAGCAATGTATATGACTCAAACTGCTGCATTAGAACCTCGATCCAGGAACTAACGAGGCTAGTACTATATATCTCGAGACAAGCAAAGAACAATAGTGTGATCTGTCTCAAGTCTGACCAAATAATAAAAGGACTGAAAATAGTAATAGCACTCCTCGGCAGGGTAAACCAACTCCGTTCGGTAGCTAATAATCACCAGCGCAGGAACACAGATAAATATAGGATCGGCTTCCTCTTGATCAAAGTCAACCACGACCAGAGTAATAGAAATAATATCCAAATATTCCTTTGACAAATCAAAGATGAGCTGTAGCAATATAATCTATAGAGGGATCAGCTTATAATGAGGGATGCAATCCAAATCCTAGATAATTCCTCCACCCGCGGCCACGACGAACCACGATCAGAAGATGGGGATCCACTGAAGAATCCGGAGCAGCGCACCCAGGAAACAATCCTGATCACGCTCCCAATCACGATCCAGAAGAATCAGCAAGGTAGATGAGATCAGACGGCGTCTCGCTGTtcgtaggagaaaccctagacaagaggcacaaataaaatccaatctcATCTTACATGGCTGACTAGCATCACTTTATACGCACGCAGGCGCACAACAATTCGACCCAGGTCCGACTCGACCAGACCCAGGCTATAATTAGCACGTACGTGACCCATCCCAAACATGAAACTAACTTTGACATGCTAATATTAAAATAATGCGGCAACATTGCTAAATCACCTCGCTGATCAATGGACCAGATAAAATTCACGTATTCAGATTAGGTGGCCCTTTATCTTGACGTGCATGGTCTCCATATTGACATAGGCcgcccttttcttctttttatcaagcaataaaacacttctaaaatatatatttgatgATAGGCCGGTGCTAGTAAATTTGTCCATATTTTTACCATATTTCTTGTCAAAATAAATAGCTCCAAATTGAAGACCAATTACCATATTTGAAATTGGAGAATTTTCTGTAGATGTATCTTGAGGAGCCATGGGCTCATCAGGCACGCTCCCCCAGCGACGGCCAACGGCAAGCTGCCCGCGCgctccgcagcggcggcggccagctcgCGGGCTTCGGCGGCCGGGGCCCACGGCAGTGGTCCGCGCCTCGCGCGGCCTCCATGCGATGGCCAGCGGCTAACTGCTCtcgtgctccgcggcggcggccgactgCCTGGGATCCAATCCACGTCGGGTTTCTGGAGCCAGAGAAGATATGgtagagagagatgagagggtGAGAAATGTGAGAAAGAGAGGTAGAGAGATaggagagaggagtgaggagctATTCATGGATTTAAAATATCAAGGAGGGAGAGGCCGGTCATTGGCACCGGTGGTCGTTTCCACCGAAGCACAAGCTCAATTTTTAGTACCGGGTGCTTGTTATCACCCGGCACTAAAAGGTGTCTTTTTCATTGGTCTCGGGTTATGCTGCGAGCCGGTGGCAATTCTTAATCATTGGCACCGGGTTGTGCCACGACCCGGTGCTAAAGCCCTTCCCCGGGCAACTCAAGTTATTTGTTCATAGTACTAGCTGCCATTGTACCCGACACTGATGCTAGTATTAGTACCGGGTGCAACGGTAGATGGTACTTTTGCTTTGGACTAATggtctgttttctagtagtgacccTACCAGAGGTCGGCGAAACGGCGTTCCCAGAGCGCTCGCAGAGCGTTGGAACGAAAAAGCCAGGGGATAGTCCCTGGCGCTGCCCGACAGAGATGTCGGCAGTAATCCGGCCAGCCGCCGGCCGCGATCACAGAATCCCGGTGGCGGGCGAGTCGCCGCAGAGTCGCCTCCCCGTGACCTCCGTCATTTCCAATATTTTATGGCCTATTTGGAGTTGTTTGTGTTTGTGGCTGATCACGGGAACGAGGCGAGACACCGGAGGTGACAGTAGTAACAAGATTGTGAAACTCTGTCAGGACTACTCGAGTGCAATTTCTGAGGATTTCTTCATCGTCGGTGTGAACTTTTTAAAGACCTAAACTAGTTATCCTGCTCATTCTAAATAATGCGAATAAATCGGCAACCCAGAACTTTCTCTTTTACTCACTTTTTTAAGGGTAGTACCACTTTATTGATCGTTTATGGGTACAAAATTTTTGAAGAAAATATGGGTACAGAATTACAGATGACCAGAACGGGCTCATAGCCCAGTGGAGTACTGCGTTTGTGCAGGCCACCCGCCCGAGTTCGATGCCTAGCATTGACACTGGGTGTCTCACCGAGGCTTGCCCCC is drawn from Panicum virgatum strain AP13 chromosome 1N, P.virgatum_v5, whole genome shotgun sequence and contains these coding sequences:
- the LOC120656293 gene encoding uncharacterized protein LOC120656293, translated to MMDQLYLLDEMKFMPQLSLAISPSGYFAWQDAMENFFAGRGFSSVVKMYYAEETFVKDVLQWWLDVDDPCQTWEDMKFLLRQRFVYSSDAIKKVVVAVTQKAFDTMSLVSSKAIQKEDSQLLQKVEVPVVEAPVVYESDDFSLAYGLDSSVSSCDTQSDIKIDDIIDVSDGLSMMAQEVHSDGTTVDVKGQRSNIFKSECKIQDKVCKLIIDGGSFTNTISSDVVHALSLSMRRLPIPRYIQWMNHSGTLKITHGVRVEFSVGSYVDIVDCDVALLSACHLLFGRTWQFDLDAIHGGHSNNYSFMHKGIQHVLKPVSHSAIKAKVFATVKKKKKVVAEIAPKPRTALLREGENNVALSSEIIACESSSKGLNSTVASAKTFDDI